GTTTAGCCACATCCGCTAATGCATCTTGCGTAATATTGCTGCCCGGATGATGGCATTTGATTTCAATGGGGGCAAGATAAGGGCCATTTGAAAAAAGGAAATCAGGCGTTCCGTATCCCTGGATACCGTTTTCCCGTTCATGATCAATATTGTTCATGGTGAGGTACGTGGCAAATTCAACCTGGAACCAGCCCTCCCAGCCGCCGGGAATATCCCAGGGGTAATCAGTCCTGGCGACACTGCCGAGAACGGTATCAACGTGTTGTCCGAACCGGGCCATATGATCGATGAAGCGACCTCTATCGTCGGGGTTGTATCCTAGAAATTGTTGTATTGTTAATTGAGCCATATCGTATTAATTAGTGGTTGAGTCCCTATCATCTCTGTAGCGTTTGCAGGTGAAAAGAGAGCCCTGCCCAAGCGGGGAAATGGCTTTTACAAAGGCATGAAAGAGTGCTTGCCTGCCACTGACCGTATGTAGAAAAGAAGGGGTTGTCCTTCGTGACGACCGTCACGATTGACGGGAGATGAAGGAAGAAGTATCTTTCCGTGACGAAACGGCTTCCATATCATGAATAAAACAGTTGCTTTCATCGGCCTGGGCGCTGCCGTCTGCATGACGGCCCCCGCATTTGCCCAGGACACCCATCTTTCCCTGACCAAGGAGAGCGTTGCCAGCATGCATGAAATTACGGCGGCGCTGGACAAGGTGACGGACGAGCCCGGAGCGGCGGACGCCGTGAAAACGGTCAAAAAGGTGCGTGAAAAGCTGGTGGACCTCGGAAAAAGGCAGCTTGAACTTCCCGGCGCCACGCCGCAGGAGCAGGCGCAGATTTCCGCCCAGATGACGGAAGTGCAGAAAATTTCCGGTGAATTGGTGAAATCCCTTGCGCGCTTGAAAAAGGAAGGTCTGCTCACGCCCGATTTGCAGAAGGCCCTGATGGATTTGCAGTCCGTGCAGACGGAACTGGCGCAGGCTTCCCGGGACAAGGCCGCGCAGGCGGAGCCGTTCCCGAAGGATGCGGAGGGCAACACGCATGAAACCCTGCTGGCAAAAACCGTGGATGAAGTCAAAAACCTGGATGAATCCCTGTCCAGGGTGAAGGATGAGGAAACCAGCAAGGCCGCTGTGGACCAGATAGGGCATTACCGGGCCGCCCTGCTGGACATCGCCAAGAAACAGGCCGCCCTGCCGCCCCTCACCCGCAACCAGCAGGCCAAGCTGACGGGAGTGCAGCAGCAGCTTGTGGAAATGATGCAGCCCATCGTCAAGCATGTGACGGCCATCATGCTCTCTCCGGATGCCTCCAGGAATTTGAAGGAGGCCCTCAATTCCCTTTCCGAACTGCCCAAGGAAGTTCAGAAAATCCGTGAAGAGGCGGCCAAGTGAACTTTTTGGGGGAATGCCCCTCTTTTGGACTGGTCAAAAATTATAATTGTTCTAAAGTGGCTGTCCTGAGGAATGCGACCGATTTTTAGTGAAACAGATCTCAATGAACGCCCCTTCCTGGTTTTCTGGGAAGTGACGCGCGCCTGCGCGCTGGCGTGCAAGCATTGCCGCGCCGTAGCCCAGCCGCGGCCCCATCCTGATGAACTGACCCATGAGGAAGCCCTGCGCCTGATTGACCAATTGGCGGAGCTGCGCCCTCCCATGCTGGTGCTGACGGGCGGGGACCCCGTCATGAGGCCGGACATTCTGGAATTGATCCGCGCGGCGGCCGGCAAGGGGCTGCATGTGGCATTGAGCCCCGCCGCTACCGCCCGGCTGCTGCATGCGGACTTCCATGCCTTGAAGGAGGCGGGGGTTCAAAGCATGTCCCTGAGCCTGGACGGGGCGCATGAGGCCACCCATGACGCCTTCCGCGGCGTTCCCCACACGTATGAACGGACCCTGCGCGCGGCGGAAATGGCGAAGGAAGCGGGGATGCACCTGCAAATCAACACCACCATCACCAAGAGCACCCTGGGCGAGTTTGACGACTTTGTGGAGCTGATGAAGAAGATGCAGCCGGGCATGTGGAGCGTGTTCCTGCTGGTGCCTACGGGCCGGGCCGCCATGGATGAAATGCCCACGGCGGAAGAAGTGGAGGCCGTTTGGGAAAAACTCAGCAAGGTAAGCCGTGAAGTCCCCTTCGGCGTCAAGACCACGGAAGGGCACCATTACCGCCGCGTGGCGCTTCAGGAAGCCCGCGCGCAGGGGAGCAAGCCCGCGCGCCGCGCCGTTCCCACCCGGGACGGCAAGGGCATCATGTTCATCTCCCATACCGGGGAAATCCAGCCTTCCGGATTCCTGCCCGTTACGGCGGGAAACGTGCGGACGGATGATCCGGGGGAAATCTACCGCACGCACCCCCTTTTCCTCAAACTCCGGGATGACAATGCACTGGAAGGCAAATGCGGCCGGTGCGAGTACCGCACCGTCTGCGGCGGCTCCCGTTCCCGCGCCTATGCCGTTTACGGAGACATGATGGCGGAAGACAACCTCTGCCCCTACC
This portion of the Akkermansia massiliensis genome encodes:
- a CDS encoding radical SAM protein, with protein sequence MRPIFSETDLNERPFLVFWEVTRACALACKHCRAVAQPRPHPDELTHEEALRLIDQLAELRPPMLVLTGGDPVMRPDILELIRAAAGKGLHVALSPAATARLLHADFHALKEAGVQSMSLSLDGAHEATHDAFRGVPHTYERTLRAAEMAKEAGMHLQINTTITKSTLGEFDDFVELMKKMQPGMWSVFLLVPTGRAAMDEMPTAEEVEAVWEKLSKVSREVPFGVKTTEGHHYRRVALQEARAQGSKPARRAVPTRDGKGIMFISHTGEIQPSGFLPVTAGNVRTDDPGEIYRTHPLFLKLRDDNALEGKCGRCEYRTVCGGSRSRAYAVYGDMMAEDNLCPYQPRLSQHHD